CGCACCGTCGAGGAGGCCCGCGAGCGCGATATCGCCTCGCGGGCCCGAGAGGCGGACGAGCCGAAGGGGAAGCACGCGGCGGCCGCCGGGGGAGCGCAGCACGCCCACCCGTCGTCCGCCGCCCCCGCCACGCGGGTGCCGGTCGCCGCGGCGATCGTGCCCTACTCCGGGCAGCGCCGGCCCGCACGACCGCAGGGCGGTTTCGACTTCTTCGGCACGCAGGGGGCGAAGGCCCCGGAGGGCGCCGAAGAGGCCGCGGGACCGGCCGGGTCCGCCGGACCGGCCGCGAACACCGGGGGCGGCAGCCGTAAGAAGAAGCCCGTCGCGGCCCTCGAGCCGGCACGGCTCGCCTCGGTCCAGGACGAGGATCTCGCCGATGTGGTCGGCGAGGAGGCGCTGGCTCAGCGCAGGCGCACCGAGGAACGCGCCGTGGGCGAGGTCATCGACCTGACCGCGCACGACGAGACGGAGCAGCTGGACGTCGTGCAGTTGCGCAGCGCGATCTCCTGACCGGAGCGGCGACCCCGGGGCGCGGCTCCGGGCTGCGGCCGGTCAAGGGCGCCGCGCGGCTCCCGCCGCCCGGCATTCCCGTCGGGTCCGGGCCATCCAGGCCGGGCCGGTCCGGGCCAGGCCGGTCCGCGCCGGTCCGCGCCGGTCCAGGCCAGTCCGGTCCGGGCCGGTCCAGGCCGGGGTTCGGGGTGCGCCGCCCGTGAGCGCACCGGGGCATGCGGCCGCCACGGCCATGAGGGCCACGCCTGCGCGGGCCCGGACGCCGGCTGCCGGTCCGGCGCCCTGCGCGCCGTCCGCCCGGCGGCCTACTTGTCGATGTCCCCCACCACGAAGAACATCGATCCCAGAATCGCCACCATGTCGGAGACCAGGGTGCCGGGCAGCAGCTCGGTGAGCGCCTGGATGTTGTTGTACGACGCCGAGCGCAGCTTGAGCCGGTACGGGGTCTTCTCCCCCTTGGAGACCAGGTAGTAGCCGTTGATGCCCAGCGGGTTCTCGGTCCAGGCGTAGGTGGCGCCCTCGGGGGCCTTGAGCACCTTGGGCAGCCGCTGGTTGACCGGCCCGGGCGGCAGCTCGGCGAGCCGGTCCAGGCAGGCGTCCGCGAGCTCCAGCGAGTTGTGCGTCTGCCACAGCAGGCACTCGAACCGGGCCAGGCAGTCGCCCTCGGTGCGGGTGACCACCTCGAGGGTCTCCCGGAGTTCGCCGTAGGCCAGGTACGGCTCGTCGCGCCGCAGGTCGAAGTCGACGCCGGAGGCGCGGGCGAGCGGGCCCGAGACGCCGTACGCGTGCGCCGTCCGCTCGGTCAGCACGCCCACCCCGCGGGTGCGGCCCCGGAAGATCTCGTTGCCGAGGACGAGCCGGTCGTAGACGTCCATCCGTGACCGGACCTCGGCGATCGCGCTCCTCGCCCGCCCGGTCCAGCCGGCGGGCAGGTCCTCCTTGAGACCGCCGACGCGGTTGAACATGTAGTGCATCCGGCCGCCGGAGATCTCCTCCATCACGTGCTGGAGGTCCTCCCGCTCGCGGAATGCGTGGAAGATCGGGGTGATTCCACCGAGTTCGAGGGGATACGACCCCAGGAACATGAGGTGGTTGAGTACCCGGTTCAGCTCCGCGAGGAGCGTGCGCAGCCATACGGCGCGCTCCGGGACCTCCATGCCGAGCATCCGCTCGACGGCCATGACGACGCCGAGTTCGTTCGAGAAGGCGGACAGCCAGTCGTGGCGGTTGGCCAGCATGACGATCTGACGGTAGTCGCGCGCCTCGAAGAGCTTCTCCGCGCCGCGGTGCATATAGCCGATCACCGGCTCGGCCCGCTCGACGCGCTCGCCGTCCAGGACCAGCCGGAGACGCAGCACACCGTGCGTGGAGGGATGCTGCGGCCCGATGTTCAGCACCATGTCGGTGCTCTCCGCCGCGCCGCCGATGCCGATCGTCGTCTCCGTCATGGGCGACAGTATCCCTCGCATGGGCCGGCGACCGGAGCCCCGTCCGGGGACCGGTACGGGTGCGTGGCCGGGACCCGCCCGGAGGCCGGCCCGTGCCCGCCACGGCTCTGGTGCGTACGGCTCTGGTGCGTATGGCTCTGGCACGTACGGTTCTGATACGTACGGCTCTGGTACGCACGGCGGGGCCGCGCCGTAAGGAGCTCCCCGGTGCTCCCCGGTATCGCCGGTCCCTCAGCGCGCCGGTACCGGCTGGAGGAGCCAGACGAAGTCGCCCAGGCCGCCCGGGGCCGTGAGTTCGGCGGCCTCGCCCGCCGAGGCCAGCGCGCGTACGTAGGCCGTGGGGTCGGTCGAGGCCAGGGCGAGCGGCGGCCGGGCGCCGAAGACGCCGAGACGGCGCAGGGCCTCGCGCTGGCTCACCAGCTCGGCTCCCGGCCCGGCGCAGGCGTCGAGGGCCACATGCGCCGTGATGTCGCAGCCGCCGTCCGGGACGGGCCGGACCTCGCGCCCACCCCTGAACCCGGTCAGCGTCCCGAAGGGCGGACGATCCCCGGCACGGTGGGCGTAGTCCACGGCGACCGCGAGCCCCACGTCCAGGCACGCCACGGCCGCCGCCCAGGCCGCGTCCCTGGGCCGCCCGATCTCGGCGCGCGTGCCCGGGCCGGCGGGCGGCCACCAGCGGGCCAGCCATGCGGCGTCGGCCCCGGCCACCGGATCCCCGAGGCGTTCCTCGCCGTCGGCCCTGACCAGGACGTAGCGGGGGACACCCGCGTCGTCGACCTCGGCGACGTCCACCGGTACGTTGTCCAGCCACTCGTTCGCGAACAGCAGCCCGCTGACCCCGGCGGGCGGCCGCTCGCCCCACTCGATCCGCGGGTCGAGCCCCGCGGGCCTGGCCGCCCGTTCGACGGCGTAGGCGCGCACCGGGAAACCGTCCGGCAGCGCCGCCAGCACTCCGGCCAGCAGTTCGCCGCGGCCCGCGCCGATGTCGACCAGCGCGACCTCCGCGACCGCGGCCGGCAGGTCCTCCGCGGTCTCCCGCAGCAGCCGCGCCACCGCGGCGGCGTACAGCGGTGAGGCGTGCACGGACGTACGGAAGTGCCCCGCCGGTCCCTCGGGCCTCCGGTAGAAGCCCCGCGGCCCGTACAGCGCCCGCTCCGCGGCCTCCCGCCAGGGGACCCACTCCGCGCCGCCGGTGCGCTCCGCCTCGTTCGCCGCCTGATACGTCACGCGCCCCAGTCTCCACCTTGGGGAGTAGCCGCACCGGGACCGGATCGCCCCTCCGGTTGACCCGGGCGGCTTTGCGGACTGCCTACGCTGGGTTACGTGCAGCGCCTCTATGATCTTCTCCGCAGACACCCGACGGGCGTCGACAGCTTCTGGGCTGTGGTGCTCTTCGGGTTCTCCGTGCTGTGGGTCGTCCAGGAGCACGTCGGGGTGGAGCCGCGCCTGGCGCCCGCCGTCGTCGTACTGCTCCTCTGCCTGGCCGTCGCGCTGCGCCGCCGGGTGCCGGAGCGGATGCTGCTGCTGGTCGCGGGCGTCGGTATCGCCCAGCTGGTACTGGACGTCGGACCCAACCCGGCGGACTTCGCGATGCTCGTGCTCATCTACACGGTCGCCGCGCACGACGGGCAGCGCTGGGCCTCCCACCTCGCGCTCGCGGGCGGGCTGTGCGCCGCCACGCTCGCCCAGATCCGCTGGCCGGAGCCGGGCATGAGCGCGGGGACGAAGATCTTCTTCACGGTCGTCATGACCGTTCCGTTCGCCCTCGCCTGGGTGCTCGGCGACTCCCTGCGCACCCGGCGCGCCTATTTCGCCCAGCTCGAGGAGCGGGCGACCCGGCTGGAGAAGGAGCGCGAGGCGCAGTCCAAGGTCGCGG
The Streptomyces tirandamycinicus DNA segment above includes these coding regions:
- a CDS encoding NADH-quinone oxidoreductase subunit D codes for the protein MTETTIGIGGAAESTDMVLNIGPQHPSTHGVLRLRLVLDGERVERAEPVIGYMHRGAEKLFEARDYRQIVMLANRHDWLSAFSNELGVVMAVERMLGMEVPERAVWLRTLLAELNRVLNHLMFLGSYPLELGGITPIFHAFREREDLQHVMEEISGGRMHYMFNRVGGLKEDLPAGWTGRARSAIAEVRSRMDVYDRLVLGNEIFRGRTRGVGVLTERTAHAYGVSGPLARASGVDFDLRRDEPYLAYGELRETLEVVTRTEGDCLARFECLLWQTHNSLELADACLDRLAELPPGPVNQRLPKVLKAPEGATYAWTENPLGINGYYLVSKGEKTPYRLKLRSASYNNIQALTELLPGTLVSDMVAILGSMFFVVGDIDK
- a CDS encoding SAM-dependent methyltransferase — protein: MTYQAANEAERTGGAEWVPWREAAERALYGPRGFYRRPEGPAGHFRTSVHASPLYAAAVARLLRETAEDLPAAVAEVALVDIGAGRGELLAGVLAALPDGFPVRAYAVERAARPAGLDPRIEWGERPPAGVSGLLFANEWLDNVPVDVAEVDDAGVPRYVLVRADGEERLGDPVAGADAAWLARWWPPAGPGTRAEIGRPRDAAWAAAVACLDVGLAVAVDYAHRAGDRPPFGTLTGFRGGREVRPVPDGGCDITAHVALDACAGPGAELVSQREALRRLGVFGARPPLALASTDPTAYVRALASAGEAAELTAPGGLGDFVWLLQPVPAR